Part of the Polyangia bacterium genome is shown below.
AGACGCTGGCGCAGGGCAGGGGCGTCGCCCAGCGGCGACAACAGTCCGGTCTCGCCGTCGGCGACCGCGCCGGGGATTCCCCCGACGGCCGTCGACACGATCGGCAGCTCGGTGGCCATCGCCTCCAAGATCACCAGCGGCAGTCCTTCCATCTTCGACGACAGCGCGAACACGTCGAACGCGCACAGCAACTGGGCCACGTCGTCGCGCTTGCCGGTGAGGTGCACGAACGGTTCGACGCGCGCCTCGGCGACGGCCGCCTGCAACCGCGCCGCCTCGGCGCCGTCACCGACGACCACCAGCCGCGCTTCGTCGCCCAGCAGCGGCGCGGCCGCGGCGATCAGCAAGTCGTAGGCTTTCTCCGGCGCCAGCCGCCCGACGGTGCCGATCACCCACGCGGTCGGGGAAATTCCCAGCGCCTTGCGCAGGCCCGCCCGGGCGTCGGCGTCGGGATGAAACCGGCGCAGGTCGACGCCGTTGTTGATGGCCGAAAGCTTCTTCTCGTCGCAGTCGCCTTGTTGCCGCGACAGCGCCAGCATCTCGGGCGACACCGCCACGTACGCGTCGAGAAAACGCGCCGCCGCCCGCCGGAACCAGCGCTGCGCGCCCGAGCCCACGCCCGGTCCGTGTCGCGTGTACACCGTCGTCGCGCCGGCCAGCTTTCCCGGAGCCGCGGCGTATAGCAGCGCCATCCGATTGTGCGCGTGCACGACGTCGCAACGCTGCCGCCGGAACAGCGCCGCCAGGCGCACGCCCAGTCCGACGTCGACGCCTGGTTTTTTGGCCTCGTGCCGGACGCCGACGCCTTTTTCTTCGAACGCCGGCCTGAGCGGGCCCGGATCGTCGCCGGGCGCCAGCGACACCACCGTCACCTGATGGCCCAGCGCCGCTTGCCCGGCCGCCAGATCCAGAATCATCTTCTCCTGCCCGCCGATGGCCAGCGACGAGACGACGTGAGCGACGATCATCGCGGCGTTACGTTCCCGAGCGCCGGATCATCACGATGGGTGTCTTCAGCAAGATCGACAGCTCCAGTGGCACGAACGAGCGCAGGTGCTCGGTGGCCACGCTGTAGGCCAGGTCGTAGAGCAGCTTCACACGCAGATCGTCCGCCAGCGCGTCGTCGGCGCCCTCCACGTCGAAGGGATTGGACAGCACGTCGCGAAAAGCAGCCAGCTCGCTGTCCGCCGGGATCGCGCCGGTGTATCCCAGCGACACCTGTGCCAGGCCCGTGATGCCGGGCTTGAGATTGCGCATGCGCTCTTCGAAGTAAGGGATGGCCATGGCGATCTGTTCCAGCAGCTCGGGGCGTTCGGGGCGCGGGCCAACCAGGCTCATGTCGCCGCGAACGACGTTCCAGAACTGCGGGATCTCATCGATGCGGGTCTTGCGCAGGAATTTCCCGATGCGGGTGATGCGCGGGTCGTCCTTGCTGGCCATGACCGGGCCGGTCCTGGCCTCGGCGTTCACCACCATGGTGCGAAACTTGTACATGTTGAACTCGGCGAAGCGGTGCTTCGGCCGGCGAGCGTCACCGTCGCTGATCTCCGAATCCAGCAGCATGCCGGCGCGGCGCTGCTTGATGAAGATTGGCCCGGGCGAATCCATCCGGATGGCGCAGGCGACGAACGGATAAATCGGCAATGTTAGAACGAACGCGATGGAGCCTCCCAGGATGTCGAGGGCTCTCTTGGCGCGGGCGACGGCGGGGCTCACGGCGCCACGGTACTATAACGGTTCGGGAATTTCCGCAGGTCGTCGGCGTTATCGTGGTAAAATGCCGACGTGGAGAGGCCGTGATACGTCTCGAAATCCCGGGCACGCTGTCGCACCGAGATGTAGCCTTGCGGACCATCTCGGCCGCCTGCAAGCTGCTGGCGTCGGGAGGCGCCAAAGCTGACGAAAAAGGTTGGAGCGAGTTCCGCATGCACTTCGTCTCCGCCGTCAGCGAGGCATTCAACAACATCGTCATCCATGGTTACCGCGATCGAGATCTGGGCACGGTCCGGATCGAAATCGAGCTGGGGCAATCGATGATGACGGTGCGGATGGTAGATTTCGGCGCCAGTTTTGATCTCACCCGTGTGCCCATTCCCGATCTGGCGAAGTTGCCTGAATCGGGGTTAGGAATTTTCATCATTAGGTCTTTCATGGACTCTGTGCTTTACGAACCGGGACAGCCGAACGTGCTCGTTCTAAGCAAATCTCTCTACGCACCGCGCCACTCTGACGCTAGAGTGGTGGCAGCCGGAGAGCCCCGATGACGTTCTCGATCACCACTGACACCGATCCGGTGGTCCTCAAGATCGAGGGCGAGCTGGATGCCGTCACCGTGCCCGAGCTGCGCGCTCCCATTGAACGGCTGGTTGAATCCAAGCCGGCGCGCGTGGTCGTCGATCTGTCCAACTTACGGGTCATCGACAGTTCCGGGGTGGGCGCGCTGGTGTCTCTTTACAAACGGGTGCGGGCCACCGGCGGCCATGTGTCGGTGACCGGATTGCGCGACCAACCGCTGGCCATCTTTCGTTTGCTGCGGCTGGACGGCGTTTTGGCAGGTGCTCGCTGAGGGCTGGGGGCGGGGATGGTTTCCGAGAAGTCCAGAAATAAAACCAACTTTGTCTTGCAGATTGTGTTCTATCGAACACAACTGTCGCACAAAGGTGACCGATCACCTGTTGCCCGGGACGCACACAGAGGTGTACCTTTGCGTGCGTCGGAAGGCGCAGCCGGTAGCGGGGGCCATTAACGATGTCACAAGCCGGGGCCATGCTGGGAGATGCGTCAGGGGGAGTCATCCAATTCCCGCGCGATTGGCGTGACGAGGCCTTTTTGCTTGGTTTTTCCAAGGGCTTGGCGGACCTCAAAAGTGACCACGAGCTCCTGGCCTATCTGGGTGTCGAGTTGCGCGGCCTCTTCCAGCACGTGGCCGTCGTCGAGCTTTTTGTTCTCCAGCCTTTGTCGGGCGAACTGACGCCGGTCGGAAACGTGCGTAGCGGAACCGCTTCGCTGAAGCTGCTGGCTGGTCTGGCTCGCGCCGGTCTGGGCGGGTCGCCCGGGCGCCTGACCGACGGGTCCCGGTTGTTTCGCAGCGAAGTGACACCGACGCGGGCCTCGACCCTGTCGGTGCCGGTGGTGCTGGACGGATCGGTGATGGCGTTGATCGTTGTGCAGCGGGCGGTCACCGCTTCTGACTTCACGAACTCGGATCTGCAGTTGCTGAGCGCGGTGAGCGAGCGCGTGGTCTCCGTCCTGCCGCGTATCAACATGAACGCCCTGACCGCCGCTGCCGGCTGGTTGCAGAACGACATGGCGTCGGCGCGCGAGATTCAGCGCACGTTGCTGCCGACGTTGGCGTCGAACTTCGGCACCGTCCGGGTGGTGTCCGAGTACAGCCCAGCGTACGCCGTGGGCGGGGACTTTTACGATCTGCTGGACCTGCAGGACGGGCGTCTGCTGGGCATGATCGGCGACGTCTCGGGTAAGGGCGTCGCCGCGGCGTTGATGATGTCGCGGGTCAGCTCCGAGCTGCGCCAGCTGGCTTCGCAAAAGGTCTCGCCTGCCGACATGCTGACGCGGGTAAACGCCTCGCTGCAAGAGCGCACGCGCGATGATCGGTTCGTCACCGTGGTGTGTGTTTCTCTGGACGCCAAGGCGCGCCGCTGCGTGGTGGCCAATGCCGGACACGTGGTGCCGATGCTCCGCCGGGCAAACGGTTCGGTGATTCGGCTGTCCTATCCGTCGGGACCACCGCTGGGGATGGTGCCGCGGCACGTATATTCGCAGCAAGAGTTCGCCTTGCAGTCGCGCGACATCCTGATTCTGGTCACCGACGGCGTGTTCGAGACCATCGACGGTCAGCGCGAGCCTTGCTCGACCATGGGCACCTGCCGCCTGACTGATCTCATCGCCCACGCGCCGCATGACATCGGCGAGATCCGCCGCAACATTCTGGACGCGGTCGGATCCGCAGTGGGCGGTCCGCCCGACGACGTCGCCCTCCTGGGAATGGAACTGACCGAATAGGTCGGGGTTCGTTCGTGCCGGGGACAGCGCCGTGGCTTCAAATCGAGCCGCCGCTGGCGTCGGAGGGCCTACGCGAGCTGGGTCGCCTGATGAGGCGAGCGTCAAAAAGGTGGCCCGTCGTCGTCGTTCTGACGCTGGTCTTGTCGGCGGCGGCCGGCCTGCGCGCCGCCACCAAGGCGCCGGAGTTCTCGGCCGAGGTGGTGGTGCGGATCGTCGACGACGCCGATCGCGACAACGAGATGTCGACCGAGCAGCTGCACGATCTGATCGCGGAGGTGGTGTTTTCGGGGCCGCGCCTTTTGGGCGTGATCAAAAGGTTCGGCCTCAGTCCCAGATGGGCAGAAAGAGATCCATCGTTCGCCGTGGCAGACTTTCGGGATGCCATCAGCCTGACCGTTTGGCAAAATGATCTGATCTCGGGCGCCGGGATCCGGCACGCCGCCCGGGTCAGCATAAGCTATCGGTCG
Proteins encoded:
- a CDS encoding glycosyltransferase: MIVAHVVSSLAIGGQEKMILDLAAGQAALGHQVTVVSLAPGDDPGPLRPAFEEKGVGVRHEAKKPGVDVGLGVRLAALFRRQRCDVVHAHNRMALLYAAAPGKLAGATTVYTRHGPGVGSGAQRWFRRAAARFLDAYVAVSPEMLALSRQQGDCDEKKLSAINNGVDLRRFHPDADARAGLRKALGISPTAWVIGTVGRLAPEKAYDLLIAAAAPLLGDEARLVVVGDGAEAARLQAAVAEARVEPFVHLTGKRDDVAQLLCAFDVFALSSKMEGLPLVILEAMATELPIVSTAVGGIPGAVADGETGLLSPLGDAPALRQRLRALAGDRARARRLGQRGRQIALDRYSGERMVNDYLALYRRFGRGA
- a CDS encoding sugar transferase: MSPAVARAKRALDILGGSIAFVLTLPIYPFVACAIRMDSPGPIFIKQRRAGMLLDSEISDGDARRPKHRFAEFNMYKFRTMVVNAEARTGPVMASKDDPRITRIGKFLRKTRIDEIPQFWNVVRGDMSLVGPRPERPELLEQIAMAIPYFEERMRNLKPGITGLAQVSLGYTGAIPADSELAAFRDVLSNPFDVEGADDALADDLRVKLLYDLAYSVATEHLRSFVPLELSILLKTPIVMIRRSGT
- a CDS encoding ATP-binding protein, with the translated sequence MIRLEIPGTLSHRDVALRTISAACKLLASGGAKADEKGWSEFRMHFVSAVSEAFNNIVIHGYRDRDLGTVRIEIELGQSMMTVRMVDFGASFDLTRVPIPDLAKLPESGLGIFIIRSFMDSVLYEPGQPNVLVLSKSLYAPRHSDARVVAAGEPR
- a CDS encoding STAS domain-containing protein, with the translated sequence MTFSITTDTDPVVLKIEGELDAVTVPELRAPIERLVESKPARVVVDLSNLRVIDSSGVGALVSLYKRVRATGGHVSVTGLRDQPLAIFRLLRLDGVLAGAR
- a CDS encoding SpoIIE family protein phosphatase, giving the protein MSQAGAMLGDASGGVIQFPRDWRDEAFLLGFSKGLADLKSDHELLAYLGVELRGLFQHVAVVELFVLQPLSGELTPVGNVRSGTASLKLLAGLARAGLGGSPGRLTDGSRLFRSEVTPTRASTLSVPVVLDGSVMALIVVQRAVTASDFTNSDLQLLSAVSERVVSVLPRINMNALTAAAGWLQNDMASAREIQRTLLPTLASNFGTVRVVSEYSPAYAVGGDFYDLLDLQDGRLLGMIGDVSGKGVAAALMMSRVSSELRQLASQKVSPADMLTRVNASLQERTRDDRFVTVVCVSLDAKARRCVVANAGHVVPMLRRANGSVIRLSYPSGPPLGMVPRHVYSQQEFALQSRDILILVTDGVFETIDGQREPCSTMGTCRLTDLIAHAPHDIGEIRRNILDAVGSAVGGPPDDVALLGMELTE